A genomic window from Myotis daubentonii chromosome 4, mMyoDau2.1, whole genome shotgun sequence includes:
- the TRIM23 gene encoding E3 ubiquitin-protein ligase TRIM23 isoform X2: protein MPASLSLLRRLGSIQPLFLQDNRVHIGPKMEIRVVTLGLDGAGKTTILFKLKQDEFMQPIPTIGFNVETVEYKNLKFTIWDVGGKHKLRPLWKHYYLNTQAVVFVVDSSHRDRVNEAHSELAKLLTEKELRDALLLIFANKQDVAGALSVEEITELLSLHKLCCGRSWYIQGCDARSGMGLYEGLDWLSRQLVAAGVLDVA, encoded by the exons ATGCCAGCATCCCTGTCACTTTTACGAAG ATTGGGAAGTAttcaaccattatttcttcag gacAACAGAGTTCACATTGGACCAAAAATGGAAATTCGAGTTGTTACATTAGGATTAGATGGTGCTGGAAAAACTACTATTTTGTTTAAGTTAAAACAGGATGAGTTTATGCAACCTATTCCAACAATTG gttTTAATGTGGAAACTGTAGAATATAAAAATCTAAAGTTCACTATTTGGGATGTAGGTGGAAAACACAAATTAAGACCATTGTGGAAACATTATTACCTGAATACCCaag CTGTTGTATTCGTTGTTGATAGCAGTCATAGAGACAGAGTTAATGAAGCACACAGTGAGCTTGCGAAGTTGTTAACAGAAAAAGAACTCCGAGATGCTTTGCTTCTGATTTTTGCTAACAAACAG GATGTTGCTGGAGCCCTTTCAGTAGAAGAAATCACTGAACTTCTCAGTCTTCATAAACTGTGCTGTGGCCGTAGCTGGTATATCCAGGGCTGTGATGCTCGAAGTGGGATGGGACTATACGAAGGGTTGGACTGGCTCTCACGGCAGCTTGTGGCTGCTGGAGTATTGGATGTTGCTTGA